The stretch of DNA CGGTTCTTCattaaataaatgcaacaacaaactgtactctcagcatgctgccatcttagattaactgagcaggatgtgaggtggtgggggctccaagcctatatttgccttggtccccaaatgccttgattcggcgatctgattctatcacatgtagaaacattaaatgcttatatattattgcttttctttccctgtaatgccttacattaccacattacagcaaaaagcaatgcattacagtaattaattacttctgtaccgcgttactcccaacactgagcgtgaggagatgaaggggtGGATAACAATCTcagagttcagagcgggacagaatgggactcagctttgaaatgttcctgagatggatgaAATGTGCATATGTTGTGTGTTCAGCTGTGTTCAATGGTTGAAGTTTAAGAAAATAATTAAACTGAGATTACCTCCAGTATGAAGCATCTGTTGGCCTTTTCAAACTGAACCTAAAAGtgtaaaacaatatatatatatctttgttTGAAATCATTAGGAGTTTGTGAATGGTTCAGTCACAAACAGACATGCAATTAAATGCTTTCGCAAAGTTCACCTCATTGTCCCCATTTCTGGCCTTTGGGATCCTGTATATTGGTTGCAGTGACCCTTGGAGCAATGCTTTAGCCTCATTAGTCCAGTATGCAAATCTTTGTCCATGACTGTCGAGTGATATATTAATGACAGATTAAAAGAAGTGAAGTAATGTGGAATTTGTTTTGGGAATAATATTAATAGTTGTTTTACCCATCAATCTGGAATCGTTCCATCAGACTAATGCACCACCATTTTCGGATGTGTGCCATGTCCCTCTaaaataaatcattttgaaaTAGTCAATAAAAGGGTAAAGTCTAGCTTATGCTTGGCCTTACAAAGACTTTATGTATGAAATCTCATTTATGGCCCTCTTTTATACTTTCCTCTTATTCAGAAGAAATTCTGACCTCTGTGAATGAAAATGGAACGCCTGTCGTCATGTTGAGTGcatactgtaaaaaaaattaaattttttCAGAAATGGAAGTTTAAAATAACACCAAAGATTTTTTGAACAGAATAAAACTATTTACCATCAACATGAAGATGCCGCAAGAGTTCCCAGTTGTTTGGTGAGGAAAACCCTGTGTGTTGGGTATAAAACGTTAGGATAAAATCAGGTTTAAAGACATGTGCACAAAAATACAATATTGATACACTGGGGTACCTCAATGTCTCTTCCAAACTTTGTTGCCCACTTGCCTGGAGCAATGCGATGAGCTAGGTCACTGTCAAAATCACCAGAAAAACAAATTAGCAACCTCatacttttatttgtgtttaaaaagaagCCACTGAACAGGGCTTAACCAAGACAAAACTAAAATTATAATAGCCTTTGAACGAGGCTTAACTTTAAAACAGCCTTTGAACGAGGCTTTGTGTTCATTATTATTCAAGCAAAATGTTGAAATTCATAGTATCCTCAAGCAGATGTGATCTTTAAGAATAATTTTTAGAAATTAAATTTTGTCATTTGCCAGATAAAGCCAATGAGTTGTGTACCTGCATTTTTGGAATACTATGAATTCTGTAGAATTCCCAAACTGAACAAGCCACAAAACAGGGCTGATTTTTATGTTGAAAAAACCTAAAGATGGTATGGAAACCACTGTCGCTAAAGCCATCTGGTTTGAGTGAGTCCAGCAAAAAAAGCTCTCTCTTTGCTGGCTTCAGTACCTGTGAACCATTTTCCAAAAGAAAATTAGATacactctaaaaataaataaatgttgaaaATAACTAAGAGTAAAAATGTAGTTCGACTGTTGATAAGATTTGAAACAGACTCACGCAAAGCAAGTAGTGGTCAGGTTTTCCGGGTTGTCGACTCCAGGCAGGGATGATTATAACATCTTTTGAAAAGATGTCACCCTGGCATTTAAACAAGTAAATTTGCATAATATTCTGTCAAGCTCCATCAAAGAACAGAGCAGATAACAAGGAAAAACTTACAGGTAGAACCGTCATTGGGTCGTCGATCTTTGTTTTCAATGTTGGAACAGCATACATGTCTAGAATGTGGACATCTATTCCCTACATTGATAAAAATGGAAAGTTTGATTACATGTGTCATGCTACATGTATGTGTCATTAATCAGAATACGccactcaaaaaataaaaactgattaGGGCCTACTTCACCAAGGGCATTATGTTGGTTTAAATACACAGCAAAAACGTACATGTCTTTGGGCAGCTTCTTTGACAAGTCTGAAGCATGCATTTCCAATCTGCAACAGAGTAACAAAAGTCAGTACCTTTTGGATTCCTCTCCAACCAAATAAAAGTCTTAATATACCTACATTGGCTTCCATACATTGAGGAAGGCCCAAGCTCCAGAAGTCTTCCCGTGTCAGACAGACATCCCCATCCTTGACAACAATCTCTGTTCCAGATCGGTTTTTATCAAGTACATAGTTGAGCTTAAAATAATAAATTGCAAAATGTActtttaaaaatagaaaacacATTGTGAGATTTAAACAATATACATTCAAAAATTTCATTCACAGCAGACATTAATACCCACCAGCATGGCTTGAACTGGGTTGATGGTCTGTTTACATCCCTGACCAGTCACGTAGTCATGATCATGTGTAGCTTGCTGCGTTACCAGCTGACTAGAACCTGGCTCCTGTTCTGCTGTTAGTGGTTAAAACACTTGCAAATTATAATCTTTAGCAGTTAAAATTCAAAAAGACATTTCTTCTGAGTACAAATAGGTTCTGTTCCTTACTACTATACCCATGCTGACTGACTAAACTGCATTCATAAATATACCTTGGAAGATATCACCTTGAGTGGTTGACATGTCTGGCTCTTTGGACTCTGAAGAGAAGATGACGCAAATATCACAGATCTACACAGACTACATTGTGTCTTTATAAGAACAATGATAATACCTCTTAGTTCAGGGCTGATGAAAGGCTTCAGCTGTGAAACATTAATGCTTTGTTTCAACTGACTCCCTGATTTGTTCAACAGCGTTGCCACACCCTTCTCTGAAAGTGAGGCTATTACGTATGGCCCAGACCAGTTGGCTTCCAGCCGCCCTCCTTTTCGACCTTCCTTTCGTTTGTTTGCTTTCATGACCTCATCACCAACTTTGAAGTGGAAGGATTTCACATGACGTCTTTTTCTGGACTCATATTCCTTCTTCTGTCTGTCCTGTGCATTTTTTATGTTCTGGTAAATCTGAGAAAATATAAAATGCTCATAAAATGATTATTCAAAACATAACATTACATTGTAGTTTTTTAGACAAATAATTTCCATTTCATAATCACCTTTGCATGCAGATCAGCAACTGCTGCAGTCTTGGCCTCCAGATGATCCTCTGTTACCTCTACAACAACTGATCTGTCATCCCCCCCTTCTTGGGTGATGTTTATCACACCAGGTGTGCGAGGTTGTCTTCCAAACATAGCACAGTAAGGTGTGTACTTGGTTGATCTCTGTTAAAAAAATACAATCAATAACATTTTACAGTCTATCTTGGTGAATAACGTTCCATCACAACTTCTTAAATAATATTGCCTGTTTAGATGTGTTGATCCCCGCCACAATTCCTCTTAAATGGATGTCCCAATCATTTTGATCCTCCCCACAGTATTTGGCCAGTGCTGTCTTTATATTTTGGTTGGTGCGCTCATCCTGTCCATTGGCTTGGGGATGGTAGGCTGATGTAATGCAATGTTTGACATTCAAAGCCTCAAAAACACCACGATTGACCTGCAGACACATTAGTGTACACCTTAAAAATACAGTATTATCCATTACAAATAATCTAAGTTGCTAATTCATGGCTTTAAAGTACATTATTGTACCTCGTTTACAAATTCCCGTCCTTGATCAGTAATGATCCTCTCTACCAGTCCAAAATCAAGAAGAATATTGACAATTTTTTTTGACACCTCAGTTGCTGTTTTAGTGTTGAGGGATTTTGccacaacccactttgtgaagagATCTGTGGCTGTAAGAATAAACCTGGAACATATAATGCAGATTGTTCAAAACTTATATTGCATGAATTTCATGTTCTCTGTTTTATCTAAACTATTTGCATTTACAAACTTCAAAGACAGTTACATATTTAACACAAAATCTTATGAACCTTTTGCCCTTTGCAGTGGTAGGAAGGGGACCAATCAGATCTATTCCAAGAACACTCCATGCTCCCTGAACTTGGATTGGATGAAGGACAGGTGCAACAGTCTTTAATGTTTCATGCTGCTGACAGCGGGGACACTCATCAACCTATTAAAAAAGATACTATATTAATTTTGGTTCATTTTCTGACACACATCAGCTTATTTGGAGCAATGTAGTGATGACACCAAATTAAATATATCACAATTTACATAGAACTAATCAGATGTAATGGCCACTTCCACTGAGCATACTCAGcagggaaaaaaaaacacagcatAGACCAGCATAAGTGGTTACCAGTATATGTTGTCTTTTGGTGCTGGTTTAACTGGTGGACCAGCActgtaggttttttttttagttgtttttttccccATCAGAGTAGCCCAAATTTTGTTTGAAAGAACAACTGGATAGAAGAAAACTGTCACCCATTTATTGACATCCTTGAATAAGGTCTTCCAGTGGTAGGATGATGACACCTTTTCAAGTGTACGGCGTCTGCCAGGATGTCCCCCACTACCAAGGTCGTCATGGCAACTCCTCAATACATCGCAAATTTGCGACTGAAACACCACCAAGCGGAATTTGCTCTGAGACTTGTAATACAGGTGTCCATCTAATGCACCAgggaaataaaacatttgtttagCGCTTAAGCACAACTGGTTGCGCTATATATACATTAGGGCTGAACTATTTTGGAAAGTAATCCATTGcgattttttttcttgaatattgcaattgcgatttaattcacaattattttctcaagaggcttttctcatatttttcaactaacagaagcaaaaaaaattctatgtaacttgtactgaatataaacaagtttatgtatctacatatttatctacatatcatatctaCACGTTTATTTGTCTACAAACACAttgttgtatttgaaggtgcaatgctttgcaggcaggagcacatcccttgaaggatcataggtattagcaacacctgtgaaatagtatttgcaggaaagaagtgtgtcccgtttattgaagtattttgtgtttagagtttttgacctcttgtccatgcgtagttcaggtacgctcatagctgctagccaaaactctggagttaaaagttttctggatttactaaaatacctgtctgtacttatttgatttatggtagttttactttctattagactccaaatgtaatcagttGGCACGTTTCtagttcataatttgtaagaatgaaaTCGgctatattagcattagcattcctatgggtttttccatgtatattagcattgcgctaaccactcgctgccaatcaaattacagcctttgcgattagaaaatctccttttgtcacatcgcaatttaagtgcacatgcaattaatcgttcagccctaatatacatgcagctctatgctaaaagtgtattttcaaagagtcgCTAAAAATCAACAGGTCACAATCATACTTACTATTAATTGTGTAACGTTTCGATGCCTTTCGAATGGTGGCCTTTCTGCTCTCAGGATGTTGAGAGGCGATGGTAAGGCTGTGATAAGTCCCTTTTAAAAGGTAATAATGGATTTctctgtaaaagttgtccatctagaAAATTTGTCTGGACCAACGTAACTTGATAacgacgtaacgtgattacgtaacttccataacgtgattacgtaacttccaaACGTGGatcttcagccaatcaactacttcgacgtcatcagcagtcgaaggaccccgagccgatcttgcacccgagcagatactgtaccgacaccgacagtcgatatttaagcatgtgtgtcccccttcctcaatccatcctcgcaaaataaaatcatcggcacagcacagcaggctttctcttgatccagaactagcacttcgaaattgatcatgtccgcggccatctgctgcacaatcagctgctcgcatcgcgggaaacattgaaaacagcttcatgaactgagacacaacagggttaacatcgacaaaaaaatccacaaataaatctaaataattaatgccatttccgtctttttcgttgaaatatacaaatagcagatcataaatctagagcagaaaaagctgctgcaggaagcagggtctgtagttattcatgcaccaattcatcaatgtgattattcatcaagatcaggtaaactgatattaatgttgcaacatttcatttgatcatctgaatgataccacacaactgaatgacctgttgagtctctgcatattcaggtatttactacggaaaacaaacaacagcaggcagcagcaggactccccatgttatttctcgggtcgctggcccgcggtcgtcggggccgctgcggtcagctcttagccgggaagccctcgttcggctgcgtgggctgcttcaccgtggaccagctcccagcagccgctggtcgggagaaacgctctggctgcagctccgatcagaccctaccaacacctcgccacagacagcaccgcattaaaagcccacaattacgacccgctccccaaagttacagttctcaagcactgatgaacacatacataacccacaacagctatgaaatgtgtgttatttacggcaaaaaggagatatttttcaagccgacgtgccaatgttaaccgcagttggcttggaaatgtgctgattttattatttttgtcaattaaaatcccccttgtttgctcttacgttttacgaaaacgcaatattaattaaagcacgctttagtgatcagcatgtaaagcaaagaagaaatgtgaacatttcaacccatttcgaaccaaccagtaatatgatttcttaacacggtgcagcggcagcatttaaaaaccaaaatatagtttttactctccaaaaaaaggagaagacagtcacggtgcagcaacccattttagtccattaatctccacaataaatatccagacagagaatttctacggcctcgctgtaaactccaatgtcacccaggaccagtcttaaagagacaacgcgcttaaagggaaagtgtgtagatttctggcaatagggggtagtaaataccaaagtcactgcaaacaagctgtattttttgttcaagtgaggaccttactaactaatgctcataaagccaacaaaaccctctggactctagctgtaactctcaaattaggatatgagattaatgactcaggttcacgctccaatacattaattgtttgagaaatgcatctttttatgttgagtgccatccgccaaataacacacaagaaaaggaagaagaagagtgttgttgcacagttttcaaaggagtcaaaaaccaccagcaaaaccataaatacagctaaataaacttagaatccaacatggcgtcctccagagagtcggaccctcgcctgtgtattttattactatgaagggtacatgaactgattaggaacacaatgtcatagggtcaaaggtcaaggttgtgtgaggtcatatatatatcaaaaattgcctgaacgggttgaatgattttgaccaaatcagaggtgatagctccctatcaaaggtagataaactgatcaggtcacaacctcatagggtcaaaggtaaaggtcgtgtgaggccgtatatatgaaaaattggtttttgtgtgcaatatcttctgaacaggttgaaatactttgaccaaatcgcaggtgagaactccctatctaaggtaaataaactcatgacgtacaaaacctcatagggtcaaaggtcaaggttgtgtgaggccgtatatatgaaaatttggcttttgtgtgcaatatctcctgaacgggttgaaggattttgacaaaatcagaggtcataactccctatcaaaggtaaataaactcatcacatacacaagttcatagggtcagaggtcagtgtcatgagaggtaatatatatgaccagtcaggcatatcccgcgacgctctgcatcgatttgcagggctttcttgtttctacagagtttatgtagggtgctgctggtttggggtgttatgtcagcaggcagagtttaggagtctgacagctgtggggaagaaactgtttcgggacctggtagtcttagtccataggctcctgtagcgcttcccagagggcaggagggtgaagagtccattcgatgggtgactggagtctgatggttttccctgcccttttcagacaccaagaaaaaaggagagtaactttattttgtttgtgtgattttattttgttgtgtgactactggttgcagttccctgttcaattgattgctgttccctgttaaatttaaaaaagaaaaaagtctaaagttttgttttgactggagagaactaaaaaaggttacactgtcttctggtactagctcaaaataacaagtggtgcttgctgcagaaccacaaaggcggagctgcaccagaaggtggagctgcaccagagtcagccccgcccattccagaatcagccccgcccattccattagagtcagtctaattccttgcagttgtcagacttgatagcattctggaaccaaagagggtgttgtagctaaaaaatgcgagattgaggacggagttgagaagttaattgaacagtttttgtaaaggttccatataattaaaaatctaacttttggaacttttaatcatgttatattgtcatttcctcataagaaacacgccaaagccatttttagcctcattcatgcattttcctcccatctcagcttcaatttggtctcctcccccgaagcgggtctggtcttggttctcaaatctggatattctgtgaattttctgacaaattatttctgaaatgacttctactgagacaccgccaataaaccatacatcccatctcagagacacactgggcagcacaattacatgtaacgccacttaatttataacagatgtggtggtgtagtggttatggagtcaggttgacatgctgtttcgcctcccagtagtgtaagttttaggtagtttacaacctcttttcttcatttctagctacacttgccagtactatgtttacaacaatttactggtataccgtttaacatataatgtgtttatttatttatttattcgtttatttagccagtgtgagtccatttgtgagcagagtttcaactaaaatgctgtttaggaacgaccaaattcaaagaacttttagcgacataaatattttgctgaaaagaaacattacaactaaaatataaacaaattgaatgtggctaaatagactgctgatgaccccaccgagaatcgaaccagcatcagctgaggggaaagcaaaaaccaactctgatgattttaccactagaccaccagaggccattcaatagactgaagtgctgttgtacatcacttttattagaccagctgtaggcagatattcgctaaaagaaaccttttcatttcgagatatattcagtctttgtcatgtagcaagttatatttatcttgtttaattggagtatagaacatagcattaacgactgtaaactagtaacagccgtaattcatgtgggtcaggtcagtttgcgataaagttgaaaacaaaaacggaagtcagtgggctaggctgagtttgcgtgaatgggcggggtgcagctccgcctttgtggtttt from Nothobranchius furzeri strain GRZ-AD chromosome 5, NfurGRZ-RIMD1, whole genome shotgun sequence encodes:
- the LOC129163337 gene encoding uncharacterized protein isoform X2, producing MRLLICFSGDFDSDLAHRIAPGKWATKFGRDIEGFPHQTTGNSCGIFMLMYALNMTTGVPFSFTERDMAHIRKWWCISLMERFQIDGHGQRFAYWTNEAKALLQGSLQPIYRIPKARNGDNEVQFEKANRCFILELPDCVLSEVLKEVILLEGDKAYLTLALVCTTFRNTVSTISFRRQAHFLWLDSVATWSMFSASHRKAFYAMYNIETCFECGKLYKNSTPGYVGTGKRGVLQAFYSECPHPGYCSHFCRQMQ
- the LOC129163337 gene encoding gypsy retrotransposon integrase-like protein 1 isoform X1, whose translation is MFGRQPRTPGVINITQEGGDDRSVVVEVTEDHLEAKTAAVADLHAKIYQNIKNAQDRQKKEYESRKRRHVKSFHFKVGDEVMKANKRKEGRKGGRLEANWSGPYVIASLSEKGVATLLNKSGSQLKQSINVSQLKPFISPELRESKEPDMSTTQGDIFQAEQEPGSSQLVTQQATHDHDYVTGQGCKQTINPVQAMLLNYVLDKNRSGTEIVVKDGDVCLTREDFWSLGLPQCMEANIGNACFRLVKEAAQRHGIDVHILDMYAVPTLKTKIDDPMTVLPGDIFSKDVIIIPAWSRQPGKPDHYLLC